TCTTTACGAATCATGTAACTATTAGCAAAAGTATCAGCTTCTATTATCTTGTCCTCTAAATCCTTACATTTACAATTAGAATACAAATAGATTGTTCTTCTCATAATTTTTGAATAAACTGCACCAGCGTACATTACTATTTCTGGTTTTTTGTAGTAACAAGTAACTGGAGCTATTACCCCAACTTCTTCATGTTTTATCGCATAATCATACAATTTCTCTATTGTGTCTCTTTCTATCACATTATCATCATCAATGAAGAAAATGAATTCGCCTTGGCTAGCTTCAATTGCATCATTTCTAGATTTCGCTACTAACGTTGGCTTATCATGTTTGATATAGATCACATCTGGAAATTCATTCTTTATCATGTCTTCAGTCCCATCAGTAGAGGCGTCGTCCACGACTATTATTTCAAAATCGTTAAAGGAGGAATTCTTCACGGAATATAAGAGCCTTCTCAACTTCTCTTTCCTATTATATGTTGGAATGGCTACAGTAACCTTCATGATGAGAGTAAATAAATAACTGGAAAAATAAAATTTATGCAACAGGATTTTGCAATTTCACTGAAGTTAAGGCAATTTTTACTCACATTAAAAAGGAAGTTAATTTACAAGTAAATTTCTCTTTTAATCTAAATTTGATGACGTATTATAGATTTCTAATAATTTATTCGCAAAATCGCTAAGCACTTTATTCTTCTCAAAGTTAGAAGCTCTTTTAACCGACATTAGAGAAAGTTCATCGAATCTTTCCCTATCCTTCTCATAAATTTCCTTAACTTTTAAAATATTATCTATAGACTCTTGATCATTCAAAGCTATGAAAAGCGGATTAGCAAGAAAATTATATATAACATTAAATTATTATCTGATTT
The nucleotide sequence above comes from Sulfolobales archaeon. Encoded proteins:
- a CDS encoding glycosyltransferase family 2 protein — protein: MKVTVAIPTYNRKEKLRRLLYSVKNSSFNDFEIIVVDDASTDGTEDMIKNEFPDVIYIKHDKPTLVAKSRNDAIEASQGEFIFFIDDDNVIERDTIEKLYDYAIKHEEVGVIAPVTCYYKKPEIVMYAGAVYSKIMRRTIYLYSNCKCKDLEDKIIEADTFANSYMIRKEAIRKAGLIPWKRIPWNGEDGYLQYKIKKLGYKNVTLGSARVYHDVDLSEGIKRYNEMR